The Penicillium oxalicum strain HP7-1 chromosome IV, whole genome shotgun sequence genome contains a region encoding:
- a CDS encoding putative endopolygalacturonase → MPQFINLLTVGALAAMAVASPVAQPATAATSSLEERASCTFSGSKGAASAMASKQKCSTIVLSNVAVPAGVKLDLSKLNDGTQVIFEGTTTWGYKEWEGPLLDIGGKDITVTGASGAKLNPDGARWWDGKGGNGGKTKPKFFAAHKLTGKSQINNLYIENTPVQAVSINGCKGLTINKMTIDNRAGDSKGGHNTDGFDIGSSSNVVINGATVYNQDDCVAVNSGTDITFSGGYCSGGHGLSIGSVGGRSDNTVDNVTFKDSTVTKSDNGKFSLDSPLTLSQRQKQKTNANDPGIRVKAKSGTTGIIKGVTYSGITLSSIKKYGILIEQNYDGGDLHGSPTGGLPINNLVLSNISGSNAVSSSGHDVAIVCASGACNNWTWNKVSVSGGKTYGSCKNVPSVASC, encoded by the exons ATGCCTCAGTTCATCAACCTTCTGACGGTTGGCGCTCTCGCCGCCATGGCCGTTGCGTCGCCTGTCGCCCAGCCAGCAACTGCCGCGACCTCCAGTCTCGAGGAGCGTGCGAGCTGTACTTTCTCCGGCTCCAAGGGTGCTGCTTCAGCCATGGCGTCCAAGCAGAAGTGCTCAACCATCGTCCTCTCCAATGTCGCCGTGCCTGCAGGTGTCAAGCTTGATCTGAGCAAGCTAAACGACGGCACTCAG GTCATCTTTGAGGGCACAACCACCTGGGGTTACAAGGAATGGGAGGGTCCTCTTCTCGATATTGGCGGCAAGGACATCACTGTCACCGGTGCCAGCGGCGCCAAATTGAACCCCGATGGTGCGCGCTGGTGGGACGGCAAGGGTGGCAATGGCGGTAAAACCAAGCCTAAGTTCTTCGCTGCCCATAAGTTGACCGGCAAATCTCAAATCAACAATCTTTACATCGAGAACACTCCCGTCCAGGCCGTCAGCATCAACGGCTGCAAGGGTCTGACTATCAACAAAATGACCATCGACAATCGCGCCGGTGACTCCAAGGGTGGCCACAACACCGATGGTTTCGACATTGGCTCCAGCAGCAACGTCGTCATTAATGGTGCTACGGTTTACAACCAGGATGACTGTGTTGCTGTCAACTCTGGAACC GACATCACCTTCAGCGGCGGTTACTGCTCCGGTGGCCACGGTCTTTCCATTGGCAGTGTCGGCGGTCGTTCGGACAACACCGTTGACAACGTCACCTTCAAGGATTCGACTGTCACCAAGTCCGATAACGGTAAGTTCTCTCTGGACAGCCCGCTGACTCTCAGTCAGAGACAAAAGCAGAAGACTAACGCGAATGACCCAGGTATCCGTGTCAAGGCTAAATCGGGAACTACTGGAATCATCAAGGGTGTTACTTACTCCGGCATTACTCTCTCTTCTATCAAGAA GTACGGTATCCTGATCGAGCAGAACTACGACGGTGGCGATCTCCACGGTTCTCCCACCGGCGGTCTCCCTATCAACAACCTCGTCCTTAGCAACATCTCCGGCTCCAACGCTGTCTCTTCCAGCGGCCACGATGTTGCGATTGTCTGCGCCAGCGGTGCTTGCAACAACTGGACCTGGAACAAGGTCAGCGTCAGTGGTGGCAAGACTTACGGCAGCTGCAAGAATGTCCCCAGCGTGGCTAGCTGCTAG